The window GTTAGGCGCCTTTGATTACCTGATAAAACCGGTAAAATTTGATGAACTCCTGGAGAAACTGGCCGCCGCTTTTGAAAAGAAGAATGCCCAGGAACAGAAAATTCGCAGCGCAAAGATACAGGAGTTGATCCGCTTTCCCGGTCGCATATTTGATCAGGAGAGGGAGGAAAAGGAGTAATTCTCCCTCCGCAAAAAAATTGATAATTCGACAGGAGGTTAGTGTATGTACGTGAAACCCGGATACGCTGGTGAAAAACCTTTAACCTGGAAGGGTGTCCCTGCTTTTAAGCCCATACTGCTTATTGCTGCGGTGGTGCTTTTTGCCATTGCTGTCATCCTTCCACCCCCCCAGGGCCTGCTCGACCTGGTTACTAAGACCGATCCCCCGGGATATAAGCTCGATCGGGGGGTGACTACCATTGTGGAAACGGTGAATAAAAAACTCCGGCCCGAGGCCTTCAAGCGGTATCAGGCCGCCAAAGAGGGGAAGCCGGTCAAAGAGGGGCATACGAAAGACGCAGAAGAGGCTCACCAGAAGGTAAAACCTCTATTAACACCGGAGCAGGTGGCCCGGACGGCCAAGATCATGGTGTTATTGCTCTTCCTGGCTGCCTTCCTGTGGGGGACCGAGACAATCCCCTTAGGGGCCACCGACGTTGTGGTAGCCGTTGTTTTGTATATCTTCGCCATACTTCCCATTGATGAAATTGCCGGGGCGTTTATGCAGGATGCTGTGTTTTTCATCTTCGGTATCCTCGCCGTGGCCGTTGGTGTGGGAAAGACTGGCCTCGACAAACGGATCGGCCTTATCCTCCTTTCTCGTATCAAAAGCGCCAAGGCCTTTGCCTTCATTTTCTATCCCTCCATTGCCATAGCGGCAAGTTTTCTCTCCGAGCATGCCCTGGTGGCCCTCCTTGTTCCCGTCCTCATGGGGATATATAAGGTCACCTGCCGGATGCACGGTGTGGAAAAGGACCGAGCCCTGGCCCTCTTTCTCGTTCTGGGCATGTGTTTTGCTGCCAACCATGGAGGGCCTGGCTCTCCCGCTGCCGGGGGCCGCAATGCCATCATGGTAGGTTACCTCATGGCTCAGGGTACTCCCATAACCTTTATGGAATGGATGAAATACGGGATGCCCTTTGTTCCGGTCATGGCCGCCTGCATTGGACTGTATATGTATCTTCTCCTTAAGCCAAAATTCAAGGTAAAGGATGTGAATCCCTCCGTAGTGGTCAAGGCCGAGGTGGCCAGGATGGGAAAGTTAAGGGGAAGAGAGGCGATCATGGCCGTAATCCTGGTCTGTCTGGTGGCAGCGTGGATTATCCTGGGCGAGCACTCCGGGCTGGGGGGGCCGACCCTCTATGCGGTGATGGCGATGTTCCTTAGCCGGATCATCACCTGGGAGGATGTGCAGGGTGGTGTCGCCTTTGACGTGGTGGGGCTCTATGCGGCCGCCTGTGCCATGGGTGTTGGTCTTAAATTTACCGGTGGGGCGCTCTGGATGGCCCAGAGCTTTGTCGGCGCTCTACCGGATTTCCTTACTAAAGGGGACAACCTCGCCGTGGGGGTGAGCCTCCTCGCAGGGACGATAACCAACTTTATGAGCGATGGCGCCACCGTGGCCGCTCTCGGACCGATCGTACTTCCCATGGCCACCCTGGCCGATGTCCATGCTTGGAAGGTGGGGTTGGCCTGCGCCTTTTCTTCCTCTTTCGCCAATGCCCTCGTGGTAGGTACACCCAACAACGCCATTGCCTTTGCCATGTGCAAGGATCCGGAAACTGGCGAGCGACTGATGGAGGTCACAGATTTTATTAAATATGGGGTAGGGGTTACGATCATGGCCCAGGTGGTGCTCTGGTTCTGGGGTATCTTTGGTTACTGGCAATTCATCTCCTGGCCGTCTTTCTAAGAGGGGACTCTCTGTTGTGTTTGGGTAAAGGATGGGCGTGATGGCTGATGAGGGGAAAAACTCCTATCTTGGTTTGCGCCGATATATCGTTATTATTCTGTGTGCGGCAGCGGCTATTCCCCTCGGGCTCATAGGTGGCACCATCTATTACCAGTATCGTAACTCGATTAGCGAGAGGGTAACCACGCAACTTACGTCTATCGTGAGGGAACACAAAGAGGCAATAGAGAAGTTTCTCCAGGAGGTAACCTCTGCCATGAGGGTGGTTACACAACTTAAAACTCTGAATGATCTGAGGAATAGGGATGTGCTGCAGAAGGTATTTGATTCCCTGCAAAGAGAGTACGATCATGCCTTTGAGGACCTGGGGGTTATAGACGCACAGGGGAATCATCTGGCCTATATAGGACCCTATGATCTACTGGGGAAGAATTACCGCGGCGCCGCCTGGTTCAAAGAGACCATGGAAAAGGAGGTATTTATAAGCGACGTGTTCCTCGGGTTCCGCCAGGTACCCCACTTCATCGCTGCCGTCAAGAAGGGGAAGGGGAGAGAGGCATGGATACTGAGGGCTACAATCAACGCTGCCAGATTTAGTTCTCTGGTGGAAAATGTGCGTCTGGGACGCACGGGGGAGGCCTTTATCGTGAGCAGTGAGGGGTTCTACCAGACCCAGAGCAGGATAGGCAACCGGATCATGGAAAGGGCGCCGCCGGGTTCTTTTGATCTGACGGACTTTGCTGGTGTCAAGTTTTGGGAGGTTATGGGGAAAAATGGTAGAAAGGTCTTGCGGGCCAAAACGTGGATGAAGAACGGACATTGGCTATTGATTGTCCAGCAGGATGACGATGATGCCTTCTCTGAACTTTATGCCACGAGAAACAGAGCCATTGCGGTGTTTATCTTCGGTGCCCTCGTGATTGGCATGGTGACCTTTCTTACCACGAGACTTCTCGTCCGGAAGATTGAGAGGATTGATAGAGAGAAGAATATCCTTGATGAGCAACTGATCCAGTCGAGCAAGCTTGCCTCTATCGGTGAGCTTTCTGCGGGAATTGCTCACGAGATTAACAACCCTCTGGCCATCATCGGTGAAGAGGCAGGGTGGATGCAGGATCTTTTGCGGCGTCCTGGTCTCAAGGAGTTGGAAGGGATAGGCGAGTTCAGGGATTCCCTCCGTGAAATCTGCCAGCAGGCGGGCCGCTGCAGGGAAATTACCCACAAATTACTGAGCTTTGCCCGCAAGATGGAGTCGGTTGTCAAAGATGTGGAGCTGAACAGGTTAATTGAAGAGGTGGTCAGCATGCGGGAGCGGGAAGCCTCCCTTAACAACATAAAATTTGTCAAGAATTACCAGAAGGATTTACCCTTGATTTACAGTGACCCTTCCCTGTTACGGCAGGTGTTTTTGAACCTGATCAATAATGCCATAGATGCCTTGCAAAAAGGTGGCGAGATAAAGATTGAGACTGTCCTTGACGGGGAAAACCCTGTGGAGGTCAAGATCGGTGATACCGGTGTGGGGATACCCAGAGAGAATCTGAAAAAAATCTTTGATCCTTTCTTTACAACCAAGGCCCCGGGAAAGGGGACCGGTCTGGGGCTTTCCATCTGCCACGGGATCATGGAAAAGTTAGGAGGGAGAATTTCTGTGACTTCGCAGGTGGGTGAGGGGACGGTATTTACCGTTTATCTTCCAAGAGAACATTAGAAAGGAGTGAGGTTGCCATGCCAATACCGAGGATACTAATTGTAGATGATGAAGAGAGGTTTAGGACCACGTTAGGCAAACGGTTGACGGAAAGGGAGTTGGATGTTGTTACTGTAGGAAGCGGAATAGAGGCTATTGACGAGGTAAAGCACCGGCTTTACGATGTAATCATCCTGGATATCAAGATGCCGGGATTGGACGGTATAGAGACCCTGGCGGAGATCAAGAAGATCAATTCTGTTATCGAGGTTATCCTCCTTACCGGACATGCTTCGGTTGATTCGGCTGTGGAGGGGATGAGATTGGGGGCCTATGACTACGTCTTGAAGCCCTGTGACATTGAACAGTTACTGGAAAGGATCAATGGCGCTTATGAGGTGAAGGCGGCGAGAGACGAAAGGATTCGCCAGGCGGAAATCAGGAAGCTGATTGATCGTTCTCCCACGTAGGACTGGAAGAGGAGGTGTTTTATGAAGGTGCTGGCAGCGACAGATGGTTCGGAACATGCCATGAAAGCAGTCGGAAGGGCACTGGAACTGGCAGAGAAAGAAAAGGCAGAGATTACTTTGATGTCAGTTGCCTATTTTGGGAAGGGCGATTTTGATGACATGCCGCCCAGGATACAGGAGAAATTAGAGAAACAGGCCAGGGATGCTCTCGAGAGGGCAAAGGTTATTTTCGATGAGAAGGGGATCAAGGTTGAGACCATCCTGGAGACAGGTGTTGTGCCGGCTAACAATATTATCAAGAGGGCAAAGGAGGATGGATTTGATCTCATCCTTCTGGGGAGCACTGGTCTCACCGGTCTCGAGAGGGTCTTGATAGGCAGTACGGCGGCCAAGGTGGTGGCACACGCCCCATGCAGTGTGAGTGTAATTCGCTGAATCAGGGAGGTGAAGAAGATGTGTAGGTTATGGACAAAGCTGACAGGTGTAATGGTCGTGGCAATGTTGGTTATCTCGGATGTTGTCCTGGCTGCGGGAGAAAAGGCTTCCCCCCTCGTCATTGTGGCTGATACCCGTAAGTTGACGGGGTGGGAGGCATGGTTTGCCAATCTCTATAATGAAAGCCATGTATATTTTACCCTTCTCACCGTGGTAACCATCCCCATTGTGGGCGTGATCCTTGGTATTCTCGCGGACCTCGTTATGAACCGTATCGGCATTGACCTGAGCTCCAGGGAACTGGCTGAACACTGAGATTTTCGTCAACGATGAAAGGTAAGGAGGTTAAATCATGGATTGGTTATATGTTCTCATGCCCATTTCGGGGGTTACGGTATTCTGGCCGGGTCTGGTTATCCTCGGAGTCGGGGTTGGGATAATTGGTGGTTTCTTCGGCATGGGCGGCGCCTGGATGGTGACACCGGGGCTTAATATCCTTGGTTTTCCCATGGCTTTCGCGATCGGGACCGATATCGCCCACATGGCGGGAAAGTCCCTCATTTCCACCATGCGGCATGGCAGGTTCGGGAATGTGGATTACCGTCTGGGCTTTATTATGATCGTCGGTACTGTGGTAGGGTTTGAGGTAGGGGCACAGATGATTATGTGGCTGGAGCGCCTCGGTAAGGTGGAACTCTATGTCCGCTGGATGTATGTTGTACTCCTTATCCTTATTGCCTGGATGATCTTTTCTGACGTAGCAAAGAAAAGAAAAAAGGAAAAGGAGGCAAGGGCAGCAGGTATAGAGGTGGACAAACTGGCCACTGGTATTGAATGGCACAAGACCCTCCATAAGATCAAGATCCCTCCGGTGATACATTTTAAGACGGCTGGATTTTACTGTTCTGCCTGGTTACCTATCTTTATCAGTTTTTTTACCGGCTGGCTGGCAGGTATCCTCGGTATCGGCGGAGGTTTGATACGTATGCCGGCCCTGATCTATTTTATGGGTTGTCCCACCCATATCGCCGTGGGGACGGACCTCTTTGAGGTGATGATATCCGGTCTTTACGGGGCTGCCACCTATACTTACAAGGGCAGGACGGAGCTGGTTGCTGCCCTTATCATGCTGATAGGTGCTGCCGTGGGGGCGCAGGTCGGGACAGTGGCAACCAAATACATTAAAGGGTATGGAATTCGTATCGCCTTCGGAGTTGCTGTGATCGGTTGTTGTGTTTCCATTATCATGAAACTTATCCCCAAGTATGTGACGGGAACCAAAGCTGTGATGGATGCTGGCTCAACCGTTCTCATCCTTGGGCTTGTGGCTGCCCTGTCTCTCTATATTTTTATCAGAATGATACAGGGTGTAAGGGAGGAGATCGCCGTGAGGAAAGGGAAGGCTTAGCATGGGGAGGTATGCGATGGTAAAGAAACTTAGTCTGTTTACGATACTAACTGTCTTACCCTTTGTCCTCGCCTGTGGGGAATTGGGTAAGGTGGATCAGGGCAAGGTTATCGAGTTTGACAAGGAAAAAGGAACGGTAACTATTGTCAGGGATAAGGAGTCCGATCCAAAGAATCCTGATTACAGTTATCTGCCGCCTGTTACTTATGAGATGCCGAAGGATCCTGCGGAAATCGGGGCTCTCCCGAAGGCAGGAAAGCGAATGAAACTCGATACTAAGAAAAACCAGATAGTCATCTTTGATACGGCCACACAGAACTTCAAGACGATCGCCTATAAACTGATCGAACAGAGGGAAAACGTGGGCAAAGAGGATCCGTTGGTCTATGATCAGGCGGCAGATAAACCCAAGAATTTCCCTGTGATAGACAGGGAAAAGAAGACCATCACCGTCTATTCGAAGAGACAAAAGATTCTCACCACCTTCTCTCTGCCGGATGAATACTTTGCCCTTCCGGATAATACCTGGGATGCCGGTGATGAAGTCCGCATCTACTATAAAGAGGAGGGGAAGGCGAGGAGGTTTATGAACGTCAGCAAGACCGATATTTTTAAGAAATAACGAACGATTCAGGCAGGCACAGAGGGACATCTTTTTTGTGCTTTCATTAATCAGTCAAAGGGGATAGAGTAGTTGTGATGGACGTAGAGAAGGTTAGACGGTGGAGAAACGCCATGGGGAAAGCTGCCGCCGTTTTTTGTGTTGTCCTCAGTCTGTCACTTATTGATGCCCTGGTCGCCGGGTTCAGGCAACCGATAAATGTATTTAATCTTATTCCTGGAACATCTATAGGGATCAATGGACCACTGGCGGAAAAAGCCCAGAACATCCAGGAACTAACCTACAGGAGCAGTTCAAATCTTATTCAGCTTTCCATTGATTCGATTCAGAGAGGTTTTTGGTTCGGGGAAAACATGTGGCAGGGGCGGCTAACAACCGACCCCCATATTAGACAGGGAGAGTATAGATTAGTCGTGGGTATTAAGGGAAAGAAGATGCAAAAATCGCCTCTTATTTTTCTGATAAGGGTTCATAAAGATTATGCGAGCTATCGCCAGAGCTTCAAGTCTCTCATACGGCGACACTTAGACATCTCTCCGTGGGTTGCAGTCGCTTCTTCTTTTCCCTTGGTTGTTTTGGCCTTCGGGTATATATTTTCCCTCTCCAGA of the Syntrophales bacterium genome contains:
- a CDS encoding sulfite exporter TauE/SafE family protein, with the protein product MDWLYVLMPISGVTVFWPGLVILGVGVGIIGGFFGMGGAWMVTPGLNILGFPMAFAIGTDIAHMAGKSLISTMRHGRFGNVDYRLGFIMIVGTVVGFEVGAQMIMWLERLGKVELYVRWMYVVLLILIAWMIFSDVAKKRKKEKEARAAGIEVDKLATGIEWHKTLHKIKIPPVIHFKTAGFYCSAWLPIFISFFTGWLAGILGIGGGLIRMPALIYFMGCPTHIAVGTDLFEVMISGLYGAATYTYKGRTELVAALIMLIGAAVGAQVGTVATKYIKGYGIRIAFGVAVIGCCVSIIMKLIPKYVTGTKAVMDAGSTVLILGLVAALSLYIFIRMIQGVREEIAVRKGKA
- a CDS encoding ATP-binding protein; its protein translation is MADEGKNSYLGLRRYIVIILCAAAAIPLGLIGGTIYYQYRNSISERVTTQLTSIVREHKEAIEKFLQEVTSAMRVVTQLKTLNDLRNRDVLQKVFDSLQREYDHAFEDLGVIDAQGNHLAYIGPYDLLGKNYRGAAWFKETMEKEVFISDVFLGFRQVPHFIAAVKKGKGREAWILRATINAARFSSLVENVRLGRTGEAFIVSSEGFYQTQSRIGNRIMERAPPGSFDLTDFAGVKFWEVMGKNGRKVLRAKTWMKNGHWLLIVQQDDDDAFSELYATRNRAIAVFIFGALVIGMVTFLTTRLLVRKIERIDREKNILDEQLIQSSKLASIGELSAGIAHEINNPLAIIGEEAGWMQDLLRRPGLKELEGIGEFRDSLREICQQAGRCREITHKLLSFARKMESVVKDVELNRLIEEVVSMREREASLNNIKFVKNYQKDLPLIYSDPSLLRQVFLNLINNAIDALQKGGEIKIETVLDGENPVEVKIGDTGVGIPRENLKKIFDPFFTTKAPGKGTGLGLSICHGIMEKLGGRISVTSQVGEGTVFTVYLPREH
- a CDS encoding SLC13 family permease encodes the protein MYVKPGYAGEKPLTWKGVPAFKPILLIAAVVLFAIAVILPPPQGLLDLVTKTDPPGYKLDRGVTTIVETVNKKLRPEAFKRYQAAKEGKPVKEGHTKDAEEAHQKVKPLLTPEQVARTAKIMVLLLFLAAFLWGTETIPLGATDVVVAVVLYIFAILPIDEIAGAFMQDAVFFIFGILAVAVGVGKTGLDKRIGLILLSRIKSAKAFAFIFYPSIAIAASFLSEHALVALLVPVLMGIYKVTCRMHGVEKDRALALFLVLGMCFAANHGGPGSPAAGGRNAIMVGYLMAQGTPITFMEWMKYGMPFVPVMAACIGLYMYLLLKPKFKVKDVNPSVVVKAEVARMGKLRGREAIMAVILVCLVAAWIILGEHSGLGGPTLYAVMAMFLSRIITWEDVQGGVAFDVVGLYAAACAMGVGLKFTGGALWMAQSFVGALPDFLTKGDNLAVGVSLLAGTITNFMSDGATVAALGPIVLPMATLADVHAWKVGLACAFSSSFANALVVGTPNNAIAFAMCKDPETGERLMEVTDFIKYGVGVTIMAQVVLWFWGIFGYWQFISWPSF
- a CDS encoding universal stress protein, producing the protein MKVLAATDGSEHAMKAVGRALELAEKEKAEITLMSVAYFGKGDFDDMPPRIQEKLEKQARDALERAKVIFDEKGIKVETILETGVVPANNIIKRAKEDGFDLILLGSTGLTGLERVLIGSTAAKVVAHAPCSVSVIR
- a CDS encoding response regulator; translated protein: MPIPRILIVDDEERFRTTLGKRLTERELDVVTVGSGIEAIDEVKHRLYDVIILDIKMPGLDGIETLAEIKKINSVIEVILLTGHASVDSAVEGMRLGAYDYVLKPCDIEQLLERINGAYEVKAARDERIRQAEIRKLIDRSPT
- a CDS encoding DUF4881 domain-containing protein, yielding MVKKLSLFTILTVLPFVLACGELGKVDQGKVIEFDKEKGTVTIVRDKESDPKNPDYSYLPPVTYEMPKDPAEIGALPKAGKRMKLDTKKNQIVIFDTATQNFKTIAYKLIEQRENVGKEDPLVYDQAADKPKNFPVIDREKKTITVYSKRQKILTTFSLPDEYFALPDNTWDAGDEVRIYYKEEGKARRFMNVSKTDIFKK